From the Lathyrus oleraceus cultivar Zhongwan6 chromosome 4, CAAS_Psat_ZW6_1.0, whole genome shotgun sequence genome, one window contains:
- the LOC127136144 gene encoding uncharacterized protein LOC127136144, translating into MDQLEQNQATMREDMTTVKAQMGQLVEALQDLARGQEEMRQANLRASNANPAVVTIPVNPPGGAGTPAVTQPPPKRGPVYQNANHTFNIPANRRFQPEIDEQQDAFFTTKADSVYEAFCLSPTDIERRFQMMEERFKAMQGPDTFGLDAADMCLVPDMKIPPKFKVPSFEKYQGITCLKTRIRAFCRKMAAHSSDEKLLMHFFQDSLSGASLEWYMQLERTHIRTWRELAESFLKHYQYNSDMAEVTLKSLL; encoded by the coding sequence ATGGATCAGTTAGAGCAGAATCAAGCTACTATGAGGGAGGATATGACCACTGTGAAGGCTCAAATGGGTCAACTTGTTGAAGCCCTACAAGATCTGGCTAGGGGACAAGAGGAAATGCGTCAGGCTAATCTGAGAGCCTCTAATGCCAACCCTGCTGTTGTGACTATACCGGTGAATCCACCAGGAGGAGCTGGGACGCCTGCTGTAACTCAGCCACCTCCCAAAAGAGGTCCAGTATACCAGAATGCTAACCATACATTCAATATCCCCGCCAATAGGAGATTCCAGCCTGAGATTGACGAGCAGCAGGACGCTTTCTTCACTACAAAGGCTGACTCAGTTTATGAAGCTTTTTGTCTTTCTCCTACTGACATCGAAAGGAGATTTCAGATGATGGAGGAGAGATTCAAGGCGATGCAAGGTCCTGATACCTTTGGGTTGGATGCTGCCGACATGTGCCTAGTGCCAGACATGAAAATTCCTCCCAAGTTCAAAGTCCCGAGCTTTGAAAAGTATCAAGGGATCACTTGTCTAAAGACTCGCATTCGAGCTTTCTGCAGAAAGATGGCAGCTCATTCTAGTGACGAGAAACTCTTAATGcactttttccaagatagtcttAGTGGAGCTTCTCTGGAATGGTATATGCAGCTCGAGCGCACGCATATACGAACCTGGAGGGAACTTGCTGAATCCTTCTTGAAGCATTATCAGTATAACTCAGACATGGCAGAagttaccctaaaaagtctcttatga